The following coding sequences are from one Candidatus Neomarinimicrobiota bacterium window:
- a CDS encoding protein-L-isoaspartate(D-aspartate) O-methyltransferase, protein MLAGGAAISWRPPVEYPTGYGDLRPQDEARYAAQREKMVTRQIERRGIDDRRVLAAMRAVPRHRFVPADEIRQAYTDSPLPIGYGQTISQPFIVAYMCEMALLDTGSRVLEVGTGSGYHAAVMAQIADTVYTIEIIPELADRAGATLSSLEYGNIETRTADGYYGWPEAAPFDAIVVTAAPEHIPPPLVQQLAEGGRMVIPVGHPFLTQYLVLVEKKNGRVTSRQLIPVRFVPLTGRHDQ, encoded by the coding sequence ATGCTGGCGGGAGGAGCGGCTATCTCCTGGCGACCGCCGGTAGAGTATCCTACGGGCTATGGTGACCTACGCCCTCAGGATGAGGCGCGATACGCCGCCCAGCGGGAGAAGATGGTCACGCGGCAGATCGAGCGGCGGGGGATCGATGACCGGCGGGTTCTGGCGGCCATGCGGGCGGTACCCCGCCACCGTTTCGTCCCGGCGGACGAGATTCGCCAGGCCTACACCGACAGCCCCCTGCCGATCGGCTACGGGCAGACGATTTCCCAGCCCTTCATCGTGGCCTACATGTGCGAGATGGCCCTGCTCGATACGGGGTCCCGGGTGCTGGAGGTGGGCACCGGCTCCGGTTACCACGCCGCGGTCATGGCGCAGATCGCCGATACGGTGTACACCATCGAGATCATCCCGGAGCTGGCCGATAGAGCCGGGGCGACGCTGTCGTCGCTGGAGTATGGCAATATTGAGACCCGCACCGCCGATGGTTACTACGGCTGGCCGGAGGCGGCCCCTTTTGACGCCATTGTGGTGACCGCGGCCCCCGAGCACATTCCCCCGCCGCTGGTGCAGCAGCTGGCCGAAGGGGGGCGGATGGTCATTCCGGTGGGGCATCCCTTTCTGACGCAGTACCTGGTGCTGGTGGAGAAGAAGAATGGCCGGGTCACCTCCAGGCAGCTCATCCCGGTGAGGTTCGTGCCCCTTACCGGGCGCCACGATCAATAG
- a CDS encoding DUF2784 domain-containing protein, whose translation MSFLTDVVVFIHLGYASFVLVGFMLILAGAVLGWRWIRNRVFRWVHLGCIALVAVEAVVGQICPLTLLENWLLVRSGGVGYERTFIGQLLYDLLYYDFPAWVFTVAYVTLAALTALTLVLIPPVKRVVAGQAP comes from the coding sequence GTGTCGTTTCTGACTGATGTAGTTGTATTTATCCACCTGGGGTATGCCAGCTTCGTGCTGGTGGGATTCATGCTGATCCTGGCGGGAGCGGTGCTTGGGTGGCGCTGGATCCGTAACCGGGTCTTCCGCTGGGTGCACCTGGGCTGCATCGCGCTGGTGGCCGTGGAGGCGGTCGTTGGTCAGATCTGTCCGCTCACGCTGCTGGAGAACTGGCTGCTGGTGCGGTCGGGTGGGGTGGGCTACGAGCGCACCTTTATCGGCCAGCTGCTTTACGATCTGCTGTACTACGACTTCCCTGCCTGGGTTTTCACGGTAGCCTACGTGACGCTGGCGGCGCTTACGGCCCTGACGCTGGTGTTGATACCGCCGGTCAAGCGCGTGGTGGCCGGGCAGGCGCCCTGA